The genomic segment GCTGCATCTGTGTAATAAGGAATATATCTTACATCACCACCACCTGTTATATCTGTACCAACCACTGGTACATTGCCCCAGTAATTATAACTGGCATATACTATTCCAGAGCCTTGAAAATCCAAAGTTCCAGTAATTTCAAAACCATTTACTGTAGCATTATCGCCAGTAACAGTAACATCTCCATCGATTATAGAAGATTCATTGCCCTGCAAAATTAAATCAACTCCAATTACCACATCTTCTGTATATGTACCAGAAATTACATTAATGATATCATCTGCAGCTGCAGCTGCAAAGGAAAAACCATCGAATACTTTGTTACCGTTTATGGCTGTGTTAATGAAAGTATAATGATTATTTTCCAGATTCCAATTCATTTCGGTTAAGTACATATTCGCATTTATTGGGTTGATTGGATCGCTATCATTTCTTTCACTATTATAAATAACCATAGTGTTACCTGTAGGGGATGCTCCATATAAATCAATAATGACCTGAGCCCAGCAACAGTTCCAAACATTTTCATTAAAAGCATCTGGATCTGTATTATAGGCAGAAGCGTCAAACATAGTATAATTAGCCGCAGATAGATTAGATACAGAAGTTTCATGACAATACTGATAGCTTTGTTGTCCTGTGTCACCCTCAGGAGCTTGCAAGTAGATAAATTGATCATTATACTTTGTCATTGCAGGATCCCAGGCATTGTACTCGATAGAATTGGGCGTCAACCATCTACTACCAGGAACTTGATCTGGATCATATAGACTCACGACTCCTTCCGCTCCTGAAGTCCAATTACACCCAATAACATAAAGCTGATGGTTTGCGGAATTAGGGTCAGTATTATCTACACTAAAACGGCAAGTTGTTGCAAAAATACTAAACCACGGTTCAAAATTATAATCATCAGATTCTGAATCACTGGCATCTAACCAGGACTGACGATTAGTTGGATTATTTGTGTGAATGGAACCATTAGAAGAAGGAACCTCAACAGTGGACCAGTATGTGTACCATAATTCACCATTGAAAACTGCTAGATCACCTTGTTGTGCATAGGGACTTATGTTATCTACTTTGTTCCAGGTGTCTCCATCATCATCAGTCCAGAAAAGTTTCATGTTATGTCCATAAGTCGCATTGACTTCAGCACCGAGGATAAAGATTTTATTGTCATAATATTCTATCCAGGCATTTCCATTGGATATCTGATCAAATGCAGGATTAGAATCATACATCAACTGTATAGGTAAAGCAGAAGCTAATCCCTGGATGGTAGTTGCTTTCTTGTAATACATTCTATAGTCTGAATGATCACAAACTCCTGTGGCACCATATACTTCAAAATCTGGGTCATCACCTCCAACTAGATATGATAAACTATAAACTAACCAATAATAGCCATTTCCATACGTAAGATCTCCACCTCTTTCGTAGCGAACATTATCAGTTATTTGAATAGGTTTACTCACTTCTCTTGTTGTCTGTGCAAACAATACAATTACTGTGAAGAACAACACTAAAAAAATTAAAGTCTTTCTCATCTTTCCTCCTTAATTACTTTATCATCAACATTTTTTTGGTTTGAGTTTTTAAAGGTGATTCATAACGATAGAAATAAATACCTGAACTTACATTTCTGCCCTGTTCATTAGTTCCATCCCAAAAATACGATTGCAATACACCAATTTGAGCTTCTGCGATAGTTCCTGAAAATAGTGTTTTGATCTTTTGACCTTTTACATTGAATATATTCAGATTAACTTTACCAGTTTGATCGGGCACGAAGCAGATTTTTGTATCTGGATTAAAAGGATTTGGGTAGTTATTATATAACCCGTAGATAATTGGCACTTCTGGTGATTGCCCTCCATCATCAACAGGTATCATTATACTGATAGGACCATAATTCTCACTGCTGCCAGTATAATCTACATTTTCCAGCAGGTAATGATAAGTGTTTCCAGGTTCTATTTCCATCTCGTCTCTGAAGAAATATGATTGTGTTTCAGTGGTTGTTCCAGCTCCTGTGATCAATTCTGGATTAACTTGCATACTCTCAGCCATTTCCTCCGAGTCAGAACGATATATATTCCAGCCTGCATTATTGATCTCACTTTGTGTAATCCATTGCAGAACAGGGGTTCCCTCCTGGTACACTGCAGTAAATGAGGATAGAGTTACAGGAAGGAATGTACCACCCCAGTAATCAGTATCATACTGGCTGGCTCCATCACCAGTAGCCAGAGTCTGATTTACATTTCCTAATTCTTCTCTACCTGTATTATCAGAAACCACCCAGTTGATTATATCACCTTGAGACCATTCATAGTCATAAGTTTCATGCACAAAACTTGCCATATTCACATAACATAATCCTCTGCTTGCTAAGGCTTTATATCCACAACCGACATCGGTTTGATCAACTGAAAGAGTATATCCCTCACTTATAATACTTGCAGTGAAAATAATTGTACCGTCAGCTGGGACTCCTTCCGATGGTAAAATATATATTCCAACATTCTTAGGGTTGTTTTGAGCGGATAGTGCTAAACAAATGACAATGAAAATTATAGTAAATAATTTTTTCATGATA from the Candidatus Stygibacter australis genome contains:
- a CDS encoding T9SS type A sorting domain-containing protein, with protein sequence MKKLFTIIFIVICLALSAQNNPKNVGIYILPSEGVPADGTIIFTASIISEGYTLSVDQTDVGCGYKALASRGLCYVNMASFVHETYDYEWSQGDIINWVVSDNTGREELGNVNQTLATGDGASQYDTDYWGGTFLPVTLSSFTAVYQEGTPVLQWITQSEINNAGWNIYRSDSEEMAESMQVNPELITGAGTTTETQSYFFRDEMEIEPGNTYHYLLENVDYTGSSENYGPISIMIPVDDGGQSPEVPIIYGLYNNYPNPFNPDTKICFVPDQTGKVNLNIFNVKGQKIKTLFSGTIAEAQIGVLQSYFWDGTNEQGRNVSSGIYFYRYESPLKTQTKKMLMIK